From one Rattus norvegicus strain BN/NHsdMcwi chromosome 7, GRCr8, whole genome shotgun sequence genomic stretch:
- the Olr1024 gene encoding olfactory receptor Olr1024, which yields MKNQSVEIVFILLGLTDDPQLQILIFLFMFFNYILSLMGNLMIIFLTLLDLRLKTPMYFFLRNFSFLETAFTSSCIPRFLMSILTGDKTISYGACLTQLFFFFLLLITEFYLLAAMSYDRYVAICRPLHYPLIMNSKVCHLLVLSSWVTGFLSIFPPLMLGLKLNFCASKLIDHFLCDTSPVLQLSCTDTRFIEWMAFVIAVMTLVITLILVILSYTLIIKTILNFPSAQQRRKAFSTCSSHMVVVSITYGSCIFMYMKTSAKERVTLNKGVAVLNTSVAPLLNPFIYTLRNQQVKDAFKQVLRRLC from the coding sequence ATGAAGAACCAGTCAGTAGAGATTGTATTCATTTTGCTGGGACTGACAGATGACCCTCAGCTACAAATTCTGATCTTCCTGTTTATGTTTTTCAATTACATCTTGAGCCTGATGGGAAATTTGATGATTATCTTCCTCACCCTGCTGGATCTTCGCCTCAAGACTCCAATGTACTTCTTTCTGCGGAATTTCTCCTTCTTGGAAACGGCATTCACATCTTCTTGCATTCCACGTTTCTTGATGAGCATTCTTACTGGAGACAAAACAATTTCCTATGGAGCTTGTTTAACTCAGTTATTCTTCTTCTTTCTATTGCTAATTACAGAGTTCTACCTCCTGGCTGCCATGTCCTATGATCGCTATGTAGCCATCTGTAGACCACTGCATTACCCCTTAATCATGAACAGCAAAGTGTGCCACCTACTGGTCCTCAGCTCCTGGGTGACTGGGTTTTTATCCATCTTTCCCCCACTGATGTTGGGACTCAAACTGAATTTCTGTGCTTCCAAGCTGATAGATCACTTCCTTTGTGACACATCACCTGTTCTGCAGCTGTCTTGCACAGACACACGTTTCATAGAATGGATGGCATTTGTCATAGCTGTCATGACACTTGTCATCACCTTGATCTTAGTGATTCTCTCCTACACACTCATCATCAAAACTATCCTAAATTTCCCTTCAGCTCAACAGCGAAGAAAGGCCTTTTCCACCTGCTCTTCACATATGGTTGTTGTCTCTATTACTTATGGGAGTTGTATCTTCATGTACATGAAAACATCAGCCAAGGAGAGGGTGACCTTAAATAAAGGTGTAGCTGTGCTGAACACCTCTGTTGCCCCTTTGCTAAACCCTTTCATTTACACCCTAAGGAACCAGCAGGTAAAGGATGCTTTCAAGCAGGTGCTTCGCAGATTGTGTTAG